In Bosea sp. PAMC 26642, the DNA window GCAACCTCCAGAAGCTCGTCCGCGATGTTGCCGACGCGCTGGCAGAGGACGGCACCACCGGCTCGCTCGAACGCCGCCTCGACCACATCCTGGCGACGATGGCCTGCCACAACTCCATCCGCGCCGGCCGCCGCCTGCGGCCCGAAGAGATGGACGCGCTGCTGCGCGAAATGGAGGTCACGCCCAATTCAGGCCAGTGCAATCACGGCCGGCCGACCTATGTCGAGTTGAAGCTGGCGGATATCGAGCGGCTGTTCGGGAGAAAGTGAAGGCGCTATGGCGCCCACACTTGGAACGGTGCGATCGGTGGCAGCGTGGTTCCTCCGACAGGACGGTTGTCGATCCTCCGACTGCCGTTCAAGGCAATGGAGATATGGTCGCCTGGCTTTGCCAGCCTGATCGTTGCCGCGATGTCGGCAGCCCTCGGCATCAGGAGGGGCCGCCAGTTAGTAGGGACCGCGACCACCGCAATCATCCGGCCCAACATATTTTGTTGCCGTCCGATGCTCTTGTCGTTTGTCAGGAGAACGTCGTAGCCCTCTGCCTGGACACGGGCCAACAGCAGCCCGTTCCTGATCCCTTTCCACGTGTTGGGAAAGGCCGATGCGTGCAGGCTGAAAGTGGTTAGAGCTTGAGCCAGATGGCGAGGTACACCCTCGTCCAACATCACGCGCATCATGCAGCTTTCGCTGCCGCGATCATGTCCGGCATCAACTCTAGCACGGCCATCACATCCTTGCGGTCAAGCGTCGGAAAAGAATCGAGAATTTCATCGAGCGTCAACCCACCGGCAAGGTTGCCAAACAGCGTATCGACTGTCACCCGCGTCCCACGAAACACCACGCTTCCGCTCATGATCTCGGGATCAGATGTCAGCAGTTCGGACAATGTCGGGTTCGGCTGTGCGGAGTCGACCATATGCACCTCCTACGGAGCAGAAACCAGATTACCCCGCTTGGCACAGAAGAGCCAGATGGTCAGGAGACGGTGCTCGTCACCTGCAGCACCATCACCTGCGTCTCTCCATAGGCCCGCTGCTCCCGCGCCTCGAACCCCTCCGGCAGTGCGATCTCCACGCCCGCCGCTTCCTCCAGCACGATGAGCGCGTCCGGTTCCAGCCAACCGCCGTCACGCGCCGAGATCAGTGCCTTTTCGCCCAGACCCTTGGCGTAGGGCGGGTCGCAGAAGACCAGCCCGAAACGCTCCATCGGGCCGATCGCACCGAGCTTGGTCGCGTCGCGCCGGAACACCCGGCTGTGGCCGGCCAGCCCCAGCGTCGTCTGGTTCTCGCGGATCAGCCCGCGCGCCTCGGTGCCGTCATCGACCAGCAGCGCGAATGACGCTCCGCGTGACAAGGACTCGAAGCCCATCGCGCCCGTGCCGGCAAAGAGATCGAGCACACGCGCGCCTTCGACCACGTGGTCATAGGCATGCGCGAGCACGTTGAAGAGCGATTCACGCAGCCGGTCCGATGTCGGGCGGATCATTCCGATCCCCGGCTTCGGCCCGGCCAAGGCGCGCCCGCCCAGGCGTCCTCCGACGATCCGCATCAGCGCTCGGCCTCAGTCACGCTTGCCGCGCGGTGCGCCGCCGGGACGCGGACCCTTGCCGCCGCCGCCCGGACGTCCACCGCCGCCGGGCTTACCCCCGAAGGGGCGTCCACCTGAAGGCTTGCCTCCGAACGGTTTGCCGCCTGAGGGCTTGCCGCCGAACGACTTGCTCCCGAACGACTTGCCGCCGTCGCGTTCGCCGCTGCGTCCGGCCGGCCGCTCGCTGGAACGCGCGGCATAACTTCTGGGCGCGCCGCCCGGCTTGTCGCCAAAGCTGCGGCCGGCGGGGCGCCGGTCACCGCCGCGCTCCTCGCCGGGACGCTCGCTGAAACGACGCGGCGACCGCTCGCCGCCCTCGCGCGGGGCGCGCTCGGGCCGGTCGCCACCAGGTCTGTCACTACCAGGTCTGTCACCACCAGGTCTGTCACCACGCGGCCCGCGCTCGGGACGCTCGGTTCGCGGCGCGGCGTCCTGCCAGGGACGCTCCTGGGTGCGATCGCGCTCGCCGCCCTCGACGCGCGGACGGCGGACAGGGCGCTCGCCGCTGCCGGCGCGCTCCGGCGCGCGTGCCTGACGCGCCAGCGCCTGCGCCGCGCCGCGCTCGCTGCGCGGCAGGCGGTCGGGCCTGCGCTTGGGGTTCACGCCCTCGCGAGCCGGACGCTCCGCGCTGGCCGACGCGCTGACGCGCTCGACCCGCACCCGGCGGCCATTGGGGTCCTCGATCGCGGTGCCGCGCTTGCGCACGACCTCGCCGGTCGCCTCGCGTGTCTGGCGCTCGGCCTTGGGGTCGGCGCCACGGCGCGGCGGCGCCTTGCGCTCGCGCTGCGGCTCGGCCTCGGCATCGCGCCAGACGGTGCGCTTCCACGGTTTGTCGCTGCGGTCGTCGAGAGAGGGCGTGCGGACGGCGTCGCTCTTCCAGCGCTCGCGCTCGGGCTTGCCGTCGCGGTCGCCCGTCTCGCGACGGCGCGGACGATCGTCGCCGCTGGGCGCGCGTTGACCTTCGCGGGGTTTTGGAGGGGCCGCCGGCAGCTCGTCGCGGCGCGGCGCCTCGAAATCGACCCCGGCTTTCGCCATCAGGGCTTCGCCGAGCTGGTCCTTCAGCACGCGCGAGCGGATCTCGTCGACCTCGCCCTCAGGCAGATCGGCCAGCTGGAACGGCCCGAACGAGACCCGGATCAGCCGGTTCACGTCGAGGCCGAGATGCTCCAGAACCGTCTTGACCTCGCGGTTCTTGCCCTCGCGCAGATCGACCGTCAGCCAGGTGTTGGAGCCCTGCTGGCGCTCGAACCGCGCCACGACCGGGCCGTACGAGACGCCCTCGATCGTGACGCCGTCGCGCAGCGTATCGAGCCTGTCCTGCGTCACCGAGCCGAAGGCCCGCACGCGGTAGCGCCTGAGCCAGCCAGTCTCCGGCAGTTCCAGCATGCGCGCCAGACCGCCATCATTGGTCAGCAGCAGCAGGCCCTCGGTGTTGATGTCGAGCCGCCCGATCGAGAGCACGCGCGGCAGGTCTTCCGGCAGCGCGTCGAATACGGTCGCGCGGCCCTCGGGGTCATGGTTGGTCGTCACGAGGCCGCGTGGCTTGTGGTAGAGCCACATCCGCGTGCGCTCGCGCGCCGGCAAGGGCTCGCCATCGACCGTCACGACATCGTCGGGGCCGACATCGAGAGCCGGGCTCTCCAGAACCTTGCCGTTCACGCTGACGCGGCCTTCGAGGATCATCGCCTCGCTGTCGCGGCGCGAGGCGACGCCGGCTCGCGCCATCACCTTGGCGATGCGCTCCGGCTCCTGGACCAGCGAGGGCAGCAGCTTGGCTTCGGAGACCGGAGCCTCTTCGCGCGGGCGTCTCGGCCGCTCGAAGCGCCCGGCCTCGCCCCCGGCACGCGCGGGGCGGCTGGAACTGCGTTCGCCCTCGGGTCTTGCACGGAACGGCCGCTCGCCGCCCTCGCGGGGAGGGCGGCTGGAGCTGCGTTCCCCGTCGGGTCTGGCCCGGAACGGCCGCTCGCCGGCCTCGCGCGGCGGCCGGCTCGCACCGCGTTCGCCCTCGGGCCTCGCCCTGAACGGGCGCTCTCCGCCTGCACGCGGCGGGCGCGGCGCGCCGTCCCGCGAGCCGGCCGGTTTGTCGAAGCGGCGTGGGGGACGCTCTCCGCCGGCCGATGCACCGGCACGCGCGGGACCACGTCCTGCGCCGTCACGCCCGAAACCGCCGCCGCGCGAGCCGCCATCCTTGCCGCCGCCACGGCCGCCCGCGCCGCCGCCCTTGCGCGGGCCACGGCTTTTCTGGTTGTTGTCGTCGCTCATGATCGCTCCGGAGCATGGTTCGCGAAAGGGAATGACGCGTTCCGCGAAGGGCCGATGCTCAATAATGTGATGTCGCGGGCGTGCCTCTCGGCGGGCTTGAGGCGCCGTGGCACGCTGACTGATAGCCGGGGCTTGTAGCAGAGCCGCATGCGGCTCGCGAGTGGTAAAGCAGGGTTTCGACGGTGCAGGAGAAAACGCAAGGCGTCGATGGAATGGCACTCGCCCTGGACGAGGCGCGCGCCGCCGCCGCGCGGGGCGAAGTGCCGGTCGGTGCGGTGGTGCTGCGCGACGGGGTGCTGCTCGCCTCGGCCGGAAACCGCACGCTCGAACTCAGGGATCCGACCGCCCATGCCGAAATGCTGGCGCTGCGCATGGGCTGCGAGGCGATCGGCAGCGAGAGGTTGATCGGCTGCGACCTTTACGTCACCCTCGAACCCTGCCCAATGTGCGCGGCGGCGATTTCCTTCTCCCGCATCCGCCGCCTCTATTTCGGGGCGGGCGACCCCAAGGGCGGCGCCGTCGAGAATGGTGTGCGGCTCTATGCCAGCCCGACCTGCCACCACGCGCCCGAGGTCTATGGCGGACTGCGCGAAAGCGAGGCGGCCCAGCTGCTGCGTGAGTTTTTCAAGTCCAGGCGATAGTCGCCGCCGAAAAGCGACCATGACGTTGCTGAATCGGCGTCTTGAACAAAACAGATTTCCCAAAAACCAGCAATTCCGGATCCGATTTTCAAGTATCACATATTTTTGCGCTACTTCGCCGGAACGCGAGGCTAGAGCGCTGAACGGTGCGGTCCGGTCACAGTCTTATTTTTGCCTTTTAACCAATCTAATCGACCGAGAAGTACTCAGCCAGACCAGTTCATGGTGGCTTGAGCTTCTCATTCTCCTGGATGTCATAAGGTTTGTAATGCGTAGTATTGCCATGTCCGTTTTATTTGCCGTTTCTTTCCCCGTGCTGGCGCATGCCGATGCCTCTCTCGGAAAGGTTTCGTTCCAGCCGCAGGTCAGGGGGTTGGGCTGTCTCAAGCCCGAGGCCGTCACGATGGTCAAGGAACTCGTCGCGAAGATCGGCCCGATACAGGTCACCTCGACCTGTGGCGGCCGCCACGCAAGGCGATCGCAGCACTATCACGGCAAGGCAGTCGATTTCCGGCCCCTCGCCACCTCCGCCCGCAAGGCGGTCGCCGTGGCCAAGGCGCTCGAAAGCACCGGCGGCGTCGGCTCCTATCCGAACGGCGTCGTGCATGTCGACGTCGGCGATCGCGAGATTTCCTGGTTCGGGCACAAGCGCGCCAACCGCCGCCTCGCCTACGCCGCCCGCAGCACGAGATAGGCTCCGAGCGCCAGAAGCCCGGCGAAGAAGCAGAACTTGAAGGTCGCGGCAGAGATGCGGTTGCGGATCATAGTACCGACGGCCATTCCTGCCAGCGCGGGCGCCAATGCCAGCAGCGAGCGCCACGCGACGGTGAGATCGAGCGCTCCCGTGCCGACCAGTCCCACCGAGAGTGCCAGCGTCGAGACGATGAAGGAGACGCCCAGCGCCTGGACGAGTTCGTCCTTGTCGAGGCCGAGCGCCTGCAGATAGGGCACGGCCGGAAGCACGAAAACGCCGGTCGCGGCCGTGGCTATGCCGGTCGTGATGCCGATGACGGGCGCAAGCCAGGTTTCCGCCTTGGCCGGTACGCGGAGCTTCGCGGCCTTCAACCCAACCAGCGCATACAGCACCAGCGCGATGCCGAGCCAGAGCGTCGCGGAGCCGTCCTTCTGCTGTGCCAGCAGCCCGGCGCCGGCCCAGGTGCCGATGCAGATGCCGATCAGCATCGGCCACAAGCGCATCAGTATGGCCCTGAGCCCGGGGCCGGTCGCGATCTGCCAGCCATTAGTGACGAGATTCGGAACCACCAGCAGCGCGGCGGCCTGCGCCGGCGCCATCACCACGCCGAGAATGCCGACCGCGATGGTCGGCAGACCGAGCCCGATGACGCCCTTGACGAATCCCGCCAGCAGGAAGGTTGCGGCGATAAAGAGGATGAGGTGCAGGTTTTCCATGAGGCGTTTCTGCCATCGCAGGTCCGGGTTGTCGTCGTCGGACACTACGGCCCTCGCCGTAGCATTCCCGCTTGCCTGGCGCCCGGCACAGCGCATGATCGGGTCATGACCAGCAACGGACCCTATCTCGCCGAAATCGCTCATCTGATGGGCGACCCGGCCCGCGCCAACATGCTGCACGCCTTGATGGATGGGCGTGCGCTGACGGCCAAGGAACTGGCCTACCTCGCCGGCGTCGCGCCGCAGACCGCGAGCGGCCACCTCGCCAAGCTGATGCAAGGCGGTCTGCTCGACGTCGCGGTGCAGGGACGCCACCGCTATTACCGGCTGGCCGGCAGCGAGGTCGCCGCCGCGCTGGAAGGCCTGATGGTGCTGGCCGGCCCGCAAGGCTCGCCGCGCCGCCTTCCATCGCGCGTCGGCGAGGAACTGAGCCAGGCACGCACCTGCTACGACCATTTCGCCGGCCGTCTCGGCATCGGCATCCATGACGCGCTGGTCGCCGGCGGCCATCTCAGCGTCGCCGAAGGCGGCTATGGCCTCGGCCCCTCCGGTGAGGCGGTCTTCGCAGGCCTCGGCATCGATCCCGCGCCGGGGCGCAAAGGTCGTCGTGCTGCCTTGCGCCCCTGCCTCGACTGGAGCGAGAGGCGGCCGCACCTCGCGGGCCATCTCGCCGCCGCGCTCGCCTGCCGATGTTTCGAGATGGGCTGGGTCCGCCGCCGGAAGGACAGCCGTGCCGTCGTCCTGACCGAGGAAGGCGGGGCGGCGTTGGGCGCTGCGCTCCCGGGCTTCCGTTGCGATGCACAGGCCGCCGTCAGGCCCGTCGTTCGAGCACCTGCGACAGCCGACGCTTGACCTCGTCCTTGACCGGCTCCGACGCCTCCAGGATGGCCTGCACCTTGAAGAAATCGAGACCTCCAACGCCGTCCACGCCGGCGCGGATCAGGATGTCGGGTGGCTGGCGCTCGATCATGCGCTGTACGATCGTCCGGGTCAGGATCTGGCTGACGCCGATCATCGCCTCCAGGGGCTCGGGGATGCGCGCTTCGCTCACGGTCGCCGGTGCGCTCGTATCGACAGCCATCACGATGCGGCCGGGCGCCAGCAGCCTGTCGTAGGGCAGCGGATTGATCGCACCGCCGTCGATCAGCACGCGCCCCTCGATCACCACGGGCCGGATCAGACCGGGGATGGCCAGCGAGGCCGCGACCGCCGGCGTCAGCGGCCCCTGGCTGAGTGAAACCTCGCAATGCAGGTGGTAGTCGGTCGCCAGCGCCGTGAACGGCGTCTTCAACTCCTCGAAACGGTCGGGCACGGCCTCGGGCCAGAACAGGTCGAGCATGCGCTCGCCGTCGATCAGGACCGGATTGCCGAGACCGCGCATCAGGTCGGTGAACTTGCCGACGCGGGCATCGAGCAGCCGAGCGATCACCCGGGCGCGGTCCCGGAAGGTCGATACGACATGCTCGCGTAATTCCTTGCCGGAAAGTCCCGCCGCATAGGCCGCGCCCACGATGGCGCCCATCGAGCAACCGACGATCAGCGAGGGTTTTATGCCGAGTTCGTCGAGCGCTTCCAGCACGGGGATATGGCTTAAGCCCCGCGCACCGCCAGCGCCCAGCACCAGCACGAGTTCGGGTCGGCTAGGCTGCGGTTGGGCAAGGGCGCTGGACATCATGCGAATCTGGGCCTCTCCCGGCCCTCACGCAACCGCCCTGGCAAGAAAGGGCCTCAATGCCGCCAGCGTCGCGGCCGGGTTTTCTTCGGGCAGGAAATGGCCGCTTTCGATCGCGAACCCTTCCGCCTGTGGAGCGAACGTGGCGCGCCATATCTCCAGCGGGCTCGCGCCCTTGGCCGGGATGCCCGCCTCGCCCCAGAGCGCCAGCACGGGACACAGGATATTGTTTCCCGAGGCGAGATCTGCCTGGTCGTGGACGAGGTCGGTCGTCGCCCCGGCGCGGTAATCCTCGCAGGCGGCGTGGATCCGGCTGGGATCGTTGAAGGATTCGGCATAGGCCTGCATTGCCAGCGGATCGAACAGATCAAGGTTCTTGGCGCGGGTCCAGCTCGCGATCGTATGGTCGAGCCAGCCCGTGGGATCGGCCTTGATCAGGTTCTCCGGCACAGGCTCGGGCTGGGCCAGAAAGGTCCAGTGATAGACCTGCATGGCGCGCGCGGCGTTCATGCCTTCCCACATCGACAGCGTCGGCAGGATGTCCAGCAAGGCGAGGCGCTCGACCCGGCCGGGATGGTCGAGCGCCAGCCGGTAGCCGACCCGCGCGCCGCGATCATGCCCGATCACGGCGAAGCGCACATGCCCGAGCGCCTGCATCACGGCGACGATGTCCTCGCCCATGCCGCGCTTGCTGTAGGTTTCCTTGCCGCCGTCGCCATGCGGCGCCGTCGACCAGCCATAGCCGCGCAGATCGGGGCAGACGACCGTATGCGTCTTCGCCAACTCGCCCGCGAGCTTGTGCCACTCGGCATGGGTCTGCGGGAAGCCATGGATCAGCACCACCGGCGGTCCCTCGCCGCCGACGCGTGCGAAGATCTTGCCGACCGGCCCGTCGATCCAGTGTGCCTTGAAGCCGGGAAAGAGGCTGTCGAGATTGCTCATTTGGACGACGCCCGTGGCAGAGCCCTTGAAGTGTCCGCCATGGCTTCTCGAGAGGTTTGCATGACGAGGCGAGCCAGCCGCTCTTGAGCGGCGATCAGGACAGCAATGTCGAGCGGTTCGCCCGTTCGCTGGATCAGCTCAAACAACAAAGCTTCGGTTTTCGGATCGTCGATCTCGATTGCCATTGCACACGCCCCGTCAGTGTTTCGCGGAGCTTACAGTGGCCGTGACGTCCCGTCAGCCGTCGCTCTCCCGCTTCACCGCCTGCCAGCCGATGTCGCGCCGGCAGAAGCCGCCGGGCCAGTCGATCAGGTCGACTGCGCTGTAGGCGCGCGCCTGAGCCTCGCCGACGCTCTTGCCGAGACCGACCACGTTCAGAACGCGTCCGCCATCGGCAACGAGATCGAGCGCCGTCTGCTTGGTCCCTGCGTGAAAGACGAGTACGTCGTCGAGCGCGGCGGCCTTCTCGACGCCCTTGATGACGCTGCCCTTCTCAGGTCCCGCCGGATAGCCCTTCGCCGCCAGCACGACGCTGAGCGCAGCCTCCTCCGACCAGCGCAGGGTGATCTGGTCGAGCACGCCGTCGCAGGCCGCCAGCAGCGCCGGCACGATGTCGCTCTTCAGGCGCGGCATCAGCACCTCGCATTCCGGGTCGCCGAAGCGGACATTGTATTCGATCAGCCTGGGCCCCTGCGACGTGATCATCAGCCCGGCATAGAGGATGCCCTGGAACGGCATTCCACGCGATGCCATGCCGGCCAATGTCGGCATGATGATCTGCGCCATCACCTGCTCTTCCAGCGCCTTCGTCATAACCGGCGCCGGCGAATAGGCGCCCATGCCACCGGTATTGGGGCCGGTGTCGCCGTCCCCGACGCGCTTGTGGTCCTGCGCCGAGGCCATCGCCAGCGCATGGGTGCCGTCGCACAACGCAAAGAAGCTCGCCTCCTCGCCGATCATCCACTCTTCGATCACGACCTCCTCACCAGCCGCGCCGAGCCCGCCCGAGAACATCATCGCGATCGCCTCGTTCGCCTCGTCGAGCGTCTGCGCCATCACCACGCCCTTGCCGGCCGCGAGGCCGTCGGCCTTGATCACGATCGGCGCGCCTTTTTCCGCGACATAGGCCTTGGCGGCGGCAGCATCCGTGAAGCGCCCGAAGCCGGCGGTCGGAATGCCGAATTCGGCGCAGAGTTCCTTGGTAAAGGCCTTCGAACCTTCGAGCTGCGCTGCGGCCTTCGACGGCCCGAAAACCTTGATCCCGGCCGCGACGAGGTCGTCGGCGATGCCCGCGACCAGCGGCCCTTCCGGCCCGACCACGACGAGCCCGATGCCCTGCAGCTTGCAGAACGAGACCACGGCCTGATGGTCCGCCACGTCGATCACGACGTTCTCGCCGCATTGCGCCGTGCCGGGATTGCCCGGCGCGATGTAGAGTCGGTCGCACAGTGCCGACGCGGAAATCGCCCAGGCGAGCGCGTGCTCGCGTCCACCCGAGCCGATCAGAAGAATGTTCATCGCGCCGTCTCCTTGCGTGCGGATATCCGCCCACCATCGTCATCCCGGGCGACCGGAGGGAGACCCGGGATCCATTCCGGAACGGTTCAGGCATGGATCCCGGATCTGCGCTTCGCTCCGTCCGGGATGACCCGCAGGGGATGCCGGAACCGAGATGAGAAGGCGGCAATAGCCGCCGATCGTCCTGACGGCAACGCTTCTGCTTGGCCATTCACCTCGTTAAGGTCGCGCCATGGATATCGAATCGCCCGACGCCCCCGTCTCCAACGCTCCCGAATGGTCGGTCTCCGACCTGTCAGGCGCGCTCAAGCGTACGCTGGAGGACGCCTTCGGTTTCGTGCGCGTACGCGGCGAGATCTCGGGCTATCGCGGCCCGGTCGCGTCCGGCCATGTGTATTTCTCGCTCAAGGACCAGAACGCCAAGATCGACGCCGTGATCTGGAAGGGTGTGTTCGGCCGCCTCAAGACCCGCCCGCAGGACGGGCTCGAGGTGATAGCCACCGGCAAGATCACCACTTTTGCTGGCAAGTCGAGCTACCAGATCATCATCGATTCGCTAGAGCCCGCCGGCATCGGCGCGCTGATGGCGCTGCTGGAGGAACGCCGCAAGCGCCTGGCGGCGGAGGGTCTGTTTGCCGAGGAGCGCAAGCAGCTCATTCCCTATCTGCCTGTTGTCATCGGCGTCGTCACCTCTCCGACTGGCGCCGTCATCCGCGATATCCTGCACCGGCTGGAGGACCGCTTTCCGCGCCATGTCCTGGTCTGGCCGGTGCGGGTTCAGGGCGAGACCAGCGCGGCCGAGGTCGCTGCCGCCATCGCCGGCTTCAACGCACTGCCCGAGGGCGGGCGCATCCCACGGCCCGACGTCATCATCGTGGCGCGCGGCGGCGGTTCGCTCGAGGACCTGATGGGCTTCAACGAGGAGGTCGTGGTGCGCGCTGCCGCAGCCTCCGACATTCCGCTCGTCTCGGCTGTCGGCCACGAGACCGACTGGACGCTGATCGACCACGCCGCCGACCTGCGCGCCCCGACCCCGACCGGCGCCGCCGAAAAGGTCGTCCCCGTCCGTGCCGAGCTGATGAGCATGGTCGCCGACCTCTCGCGCCGGCAGGCCGGCGCGATGCGCCGCCTCTCCGACCGCCGCCGCAGCGATCTGCGCGCGCTCGCCCGGGCGCTGCCGGCGCCCGAAGCCGTGCTGTCGGCCCCGCGCCAGCGGCTCGATCTTGCGACAGCGCGGCTCGCTCCGGCTCTGGCGAAGAACGCCAGGGCGCATGAGCAGCGCCTGGTCCAGGCGGCGCAGCGCCTGTCGCGCCGCTCGCCGGTCGTCCGGCTCGCCGAATTACGGACGCGGCTGACAGGCATGGGACGTGCGCTGGATACGGCAAAGCGGACGGCGGTCGCGTCTGAAATGGCTCGGATAGAGCGCTCGCGCGAGCGGGCGCAGGCCGTGGCCGACAGGGCGGCCCGCGCCTTCGCGCTCGGCCTTGCCCGTCGTGGCGAACGGCTCCGCTCGCTCTGGACGCTGATGCGCTCGCTGGGTCCGGACTCGGTCCTGGCTCGGGGCTATGCACTCGTGCGCGACGAGGCCGGCGCGTCGGTGCGCGGTGTCGCCCAGGCCCAGGCCGGGCAGGAACTGAGCGTTCAGGTCGCCGATGGCCGCTTCGCCGTCACGGTTGCGGGCCGCTCAGACCCGCCCAGGCCGGCCCGCCCCCAGCGCAGGTCATCAGCGAGAACGGATCAGGCCGATTTGTTCTGATCGTGCCGGCGTCCGTCAGCGCTTGGCGAGAAAACCGAAGACCCGCTTGATCGCGTCCTCACGCGCCGCCGGGTTGGTGCCGACCATCGCCTTGCCCGTGCCCGTGGCCGAATAGGCGATGTCGGTCTTTTCCCGGACTTCAAGGCGGGGATGGTCGAAATCGTGCAGCGCGCCGGGATAGAGCACGAGCTCGACATTCTCGCCGCGCTTGCGCGCCGC includes these proteins:
- a CDS encoding DUF882 domain-containing protein, with amino-acid sequence MSVLFAVSFPVLAHADASLGKVSFQPQVRGLGCLKPEAVTMVKELVAKIGPIQVTSTCGGRHARRSQHYHGKAVDFRPLATSARKAVAVAKALESTGGVGSYPNGVVHVDVGDREISWFGHKRANRRLAYAARSTR
- a CDS encoding patatin-like phospholipase family protein; this encodes MMSSALAQPQPSRPELVLVLGAGGARGLSHIPVLEALDELGIKPSLIVGCSMGAIVGAAYAAGLSGKELREHVVSTFRDRARVIARLLDARVGKFTDLMRGLGNPVLIDGERMLDLFWPEAVPDRFEELKTPFTALATDYHLHCEVSLSQGPLTPAVAASLAIPGLIRPVVIEGRVLIDGGAINPLPYDRLLAPGRIVMAVDTSAPATVSEARIPEPLEAMIGVSQILTRTIVQRMIERQPPDILIRAGVDGVGGLDFFKVQAILEASEPVKDEVKRRLSQVLERRA
- a CDS encoding ArsR/SmtB family transcription factor, whose protein sequence is MTSNGPYLAEIAHLMGDPARANMLHALMDGRALTAKELAYLAGVAPQTASGHLAKLMQGGLLDVAVQGRHRYYRLAGSEVAAALEGLMVLAGPQGSPRRLPSRVGEELSQARTCYDHFAGRLGIGIHDALVAGGHLSVAEGGYGLGPSGEAVFAGLGIDPAPGRKGRRAALRPCLDWSERRPHLAGHLAAALACRCFEMGWVRRRKDSRAVVLTEEGGAALGAALPGFRCDAQAAVRPVVRAPATADA
- a CDS encoding sulfite exporter TauE/SafE family protein, giving the protein MENLHLILFIAATFLLAGFVKGVIGLGLPTIAVGILGVVMAPAQAAALLVVPNLVTNGWQIATGPGLRAILMRLWPMLIGICIGTWAGAGLLAQQKDGSATLWLGIALVLYALVGLKAAKLRVPAKAETWLAPVIGITTGIATAATGVFVLPAVPYLQALGLDKDELVQALGVSFIVSTLALSVGLVGTGALDLTVAWRSLLALAPALAGMAVGTMIRNRISAATFKFCFFAGLLALGAYLVLRAA
- the purD gene encoding phosphoribosylamine--glycine ligase — encoded protein: MNILLIGSGGREHALAWAISASALCDRLYIAPGNPGTAQCGENVVIDVADHQAVVSFCKLQGIGLVVVGPEGPLVAGIADDLVAAGIKVFGPSKAAAQLEGSKAFTKELCAEFGIPTAGFGRFTDAAAAKAYVAEKGAPIVIKADGLAAGKGVVMAQTLDEANEAIAMMFSGGLGAAGEEVVIEEWMIGEEASFFALCDGTHALAMASAQDHKRVGDGDTGPNTGGMGAYSPAPVMTKALEEQVMAQIIMPTLAGMASRGMPFQGILYAGLMITSQGPRLIEYNVRFGDPECEVLMPRLKSDIVPALLAACDGVLDQITLRWSEEAALSVVLAAKGYPAGPEKGSVIKGVEKAAALDDVLVFHAGTKQTALDLVADGGRVLNVVGLGKSVGEAQARAYSAVDLIDWPGGFCRRDIGWQAVKRESDG
- a CDS encoding DUF433 domain-containing protein produces the protein MVDSAQPNPTLSELLTSDPEIMSGSVVFRGTRVTVDTLFGNLAGGLTLDEILDSFPTLDRKDVMAVLELMPDMIAAAKAA
- a CDS encoding type II toxin-antitoxin system VapB family antitoxin — translated: MAIEIDDPKTEALLFELIQRTGEPLDIAVLIAAQERLARLVMQTSREAMADTSRALPRASSK
- a CDS encoding alpha/beta fold hydrolase is translated as MSNLDSLFPGFKAHWIDGPVGKIFARVGGEGPPVVLIHGFPQTHAEWHKLAGELAKTHTVVCPDLRGYGWSTAPHGDGGKETYSKRGMGEDIVAVMQALGHVRFAVIGHDRGARVGYRLALDHPGRVERLALLDILPTLSMWEGMNAARAMQVYHWTFLAQPEPVPENLIKADPTGWLDHTIASWTRAKNLDLFDPLAMQAYAESFNDPSRIHAACEDYRAGATTDLVHDQADLASGNNILCPVLALWGEAGIPAKGASPLEIWRATFAPQAEGFAIESGHFLPEENPAATLAALRPFLARAVA
- a CDS encoding pseudouridine synthase; the protein is MSDDNNQKSRGPRKGGGAGGRGGGKDGGSRGGGFGRDGAGRGPARAGASAGGERPPRRFDKPAGSRDGAPRPPRAGGERPFRARPEGERGASRPPREAGERPFRARPDGERSSSRPPREGGERPFRARPEGERSSSRPARAGGEAGRFERPRRPREEAPVSEAKLLPSLVQEPERIAKVMARAGVASRRDSEAMILEGRVSVNGKVLESPALDVGPDDVVTVDGEPLPARERTRMWLYHKPRGLVTTNHDPEGRATVFDALPEDLPRVLSIGRLDINTEGLLLLTNDGGLARMLELPETGWLRRYRVRAFGSVTQDRLDTLRDGVTIEGVSYGPVVARFERQQGSNTWLTVDLREGKNREVKTVLEHLGLDVNRLIRVSFGPFQLADLPEGEVDEIRSRVLKDQLGEALMAKAGVDFEAPRRDELPAAPPKPREGQRAPSGDDRPRRRETGDRDGKPERERWKSDAVRTPSLDDRSDKPWKRTVWRDAEAEPQRERKAPPRRGADPKAERQTREATGEVVRKRGTAIEDPNGRRVRVERVSASASAERPAREGVNPKRRPDRLPRSERGAAQALARQARAPERAGSGERPVRRPRVEGGERDRTQERPWQDAAPRTERPERGPRGDRPGGDRPGSDRPGGDRPERAPREGGERSPRRFSERPGEERGGDRRPAGRSFGDKPGGAPRSYAARSSERPAGRSGERDGGKSFGSKSFGGKPSGGKPFGGKPSGGRPFGGKPGGGGRPGGGGKGPRPGGAPRGKRD
- a CDS encoding nucleoside deaminase, which codes for MALALDEARAAAARGEVPVGAVVLRDGVLLASAGNRTLELRDPTAHAEMLALRMGCEAIGSERLIGCDLYVTLEPCPMCAAAISFSRIRRLYFGAGDPKGGAVENGVRLYASPTCHHAPEVYGGLRESEAAQLLREFFKSRR
- the rsmD gene encoding 16S rRNA (guanine(966)-N(2))-methyltransferase RsmD, with product MRIVGGRLGGRALAGPKPGIGMIRPTSDRLRESLFNVLAHAYDHVVEGARVLDLFAGTGAMGFESLSRGASFALLVDDGTEARGLIRENQTTLGLAGHSRVFRRDATKLGAIGPMERFGLVFCDPPYAKGLGEKALISARDGGWLEPDALIVLEEAAGVEIALPEGFEAREQRAYGETQVMVLQVTSTVS